ATTCATTACACCGTTTATGCTTCATGCTTTACTAAAATTTTCTTTATTTTCTTATCAAAATCACGACGCGTCATCGTAACAATATGACCGCAATGCTCACATTTAATTTTGATATCCATGCCCATTCGGATAACTTGCCACCGATTTGTTTGGCACGCATGCGGTTTACGCATTTCTACTATATCAAATTTATCGTAGGGTTTGCGCTCCATCATGACCTCACCTGCTTTTCTTTTATTCTGGTGCGCTTGGGTTGACTCGCCATCCACTTCACATTGCTCTTGAAGCGTCTTAGCGCTTCTGCGACCACTGCTCCAGTGATCCGAGTTATTGCACCCGCGCTCTCACTATGGGTTATTCTGATGCCCACTCGCTGAGATGACTACTCCACTTCAAAAGACGCCTCTGTGCGCTGCTCGCACACCGTCAGCTTTCTCCAGTGGTTCGTTTCATTACGCTCATTGTCACACTATGTGTTATAAATGAATATTTAATAAATCTAAAATACGGATTAAATCGGATTGAGACAGAAACTCAATTTCAATTTTACCTTTTTCACCTTTTTGTTGAACAACAGCATGTGTTCCAAAATATTCTTGCATCCGGTTTTCTATGGCTTTAAGATACGCTGGCTTTTCAACACTCTTGGCTTTTTCTGGTGCTGCCTGAGGTGCATCAGACGCTTCAGTTAATGATTGTACCAATTCTTCTAATTGACGCACTGTTAATTGCTCTTCAATCACTTTTTTGGCAATTTCAATTTGCTTATCTTTATTTTTAATCGATAATAAGGTGCGCGCCAGTCCCATCGATAAGTCGCCATTATTAACCCATTGCTTAATTTGTTCCGGTAAACTTAATAAGCGTAAATAATTGGCAATATATGGGCGACTTTTCCCCATACGTTCAGCCACTTCATTTTGCGTTAAATTTAATTTTACCATCAAAACATTATAGGCCTCAGCTTCTTCCATCGGACTTAAATCTTCACGTTGCAAGTTCTCTAACACCGCAATCTCAATCATCTGCTCTTCATCAATTTGCCGAACAATTGCTGGAATCGACTCTTTACCTGCTAAACGACTCGCACGAACCCGGCGCTCACCCGCAATCAGTTCATAACCTTTTACTGATGATTGTCTCACAATAATTGGCTGAAAAACACCCGATTGTTTAATCGAATTAGCTAACTCCTGTAAGGCTGCTTCATCAAATTTTTTACGCGGTTGATACGGGTTGCTGCGAATTTCAGACAATGCTAATTCTTCAACGATTTCATTATCATTTAACTGGTCATCAAAATTCGAAAACAAAGCATCCATTCCGCGGCCTAAACCGCCTTTTTTATTTTTATTCGCCACTAGCTAGCACCTCCCTCGCTAAATCCATATACATTTCGGCACCACGTGATTTTGGATCATAATCAATAATGGATTGCCCATAGGATGGTGCTACCGATAAACTAACAGTTCGTGAGATAACCGTCCGATACACTTTTTCTTGGAAATACTTACGCACTTCCTCCACCACTTCACGACCTAGATTGGTGCGTGTTAACATTGTTAATAATACTCCTTCAATGCGAAAAGTACGATTATAACGGCGTTGAATCAGACGAATCGTGTTTAATAATTGACTCAATCCTTCGAGCGCATAGTACTCCGCTTGAACTGGTATTAAAATTGTATCACTAGCAGTAAAAGCATTAATTGATAATTGCCCTAAAGATGGTGGACAATCTACTAAAATATAATCATATTCATCACGAATTGGAGCCACCGCATTTTTTAAACGTAGCTCACGATTTGAAACATTCGCCAACTCAACTTCTGCCGCTGCTAATTGAATTGTTGCCGGCACAATATAGAGTCCTTCTCTGGAAGTCGGTAAAATACATGGTGCCATTGGAATTTCGTCAACGAGTATTTCATAAAGACTATTGATAACATTAACGCGTTCAATCCCTAAACCGCTGGTCGCATTCCCTTGAGAGTCTGAATCAATAATCAATACTTTCTGACCAAGCGCTGCTAAGGCGGCTCCTAAATTGACGGTTGTCGTTGTTTTGCCGACACCACCTTTTTGGTTACCTATCGCAATCATCTTTCCCATGTCGATGCTCCTTTCTATATAATCGGTTGTTTCATTGGTTTTCCTGCTTTACGCGGATATTTTTTTGGCGTGTCGAGTGTTTTGCGAATTTTAATAAATGTCCGTTCGCTCTCCTCAACAGGTAATAACGCGACATTGACAATTTCTAACTTGGCACCTAACACATGAATCGCTTTTTTTGCCTCTTCTAATTCATCTTGTCCTTTAGCAGCTTTAAGTGCGAGGAAATAACCACCTTTACGTACCAGTGGTAAGCAAAATTCTGATAAGACATTTAACGACGCTACAGCCCGTGCGGTTGCTATATCAAATTGTTCGCGGTACACAGGATTTTGCCCTGCATCCTCTGCTCGTGCATGTATGGCCTGCACATTATCTAATTGCAGCTCTTCAATCACAATATTTAAAAAATTAATTCGTTTATTTAACGAATCTATAATCGTAATATCTAATTCTGGCTTGACGATTTTTAATGGAATACTTGGAAATCCAGCACCTGCCCCAACATCCACTAAACGCTGTTGATAATTATCAAGTGGCAATTCCCAAAGCAGCATTAGACTATCAAAAAAATGTTTTAAATATACTTCATCTTTTTCTGTAATAGCCGTTAAATTTATCTTCTTATTCCATTCAATTAGTAGCTCATAATAACGTTCAAATTGCTCTAATTGATGGTCTGATAACTCAACACCATGCTCGCGCAATGCCATAATAAATTGTTCAATATTCATCTTATGAGCCTCCTTCATTTTGTGAAACAAAAATGTTTCACACTATACTACTTTAACCCAAATACCTTGAAATAGCAACTTTTTTTCGCAATTCAACCCAGTTCAAATAAAGATGCTTCAACTAAGTTGAGACTTTAAATCAAGCTTCTAGTTAAAAAAATTATTCGTCCGCCATCATTTCAAAACTTCCAGTTCTATACAACATACGTGTGCTTACAGATTTTTGCGCTATCTTGACACTTTTGTTCATCTATTACATGAATAATTGAATACGACTGCAAGCCATTATTCGTTGCTTTATGATTTATAACTGTAAAGAATTGTTCTAAATCATTATTTTAGACTGCTTTTTAGTCGATGGTTTAATTATCTCGTTCATATTTAAATTTATCTCTTTCTTTTGCCGATTATTTTATTGGTTTAACGA
The genomic region above belongs to Aerococcaceae bacterium zg-1292 and contains:
- a CDS encoding DUF951 domain-containing protein, giving the protein MERKPYDKFDIVEMRKPHACQTNRWQVIRMGMDIKIKCEHCGHIVTMTRRDFDKKIKKILVKHEA
- a CDS encoding ParB/RepB/Spo0J family partition protein yields the protein MDALFSNFDDQLNDNEIVEELALSEIRSNPYQPRKKFDEAALQELANSIKQSGVFQPIIVRQSSVKGYELIAGERRVRASRLAGKESIPAIVRQIDEEQMIEIAVLENLQREDLSPMEEAEAYNVLMVKLNLTQNEVAERMGKSRPYIANYLRLLSLPEQIKQWVNNGDLSMGLARTLLSIKNKDKQIEIAKKVIEEQLTVRQLEELVQSLTEASDAPQAAPEKAKSVEKPAYLKAIENRMQEYFGTHAVVQQKGEKGKIEIEFLSQSDLIRILDLLNIHL
- a CDS encoding ParA family protein, encoding MGKMIAIGNQKGGVGKTTTTVNLGAALAALGQKVLIIDSDSQGNATSGLGIERVNVINSLYEILVDEIPMAPCILPTSREGLYIVPATIQLAAAEVELANVSNRELRLKNAVAPIRDEYDYILVDCPPSLGQLSINAFTASDTILIPVQAEYYALEGLSQLLNTIRLIQRRYNRTFRIEGVLLTMLTRTNLGREVVEEVRKYFQEKVYRTVISRTVSLSVAPSYGQSIIDYDPKSRGAEMYMDLAREVLASGE
- the rsmG gene encoding 16S rRNA (guanine(527)-N(7))-methyltransferase RsmG, with the protein product MNIEQFIMALREHGVELSDHQLEQFERYYELLIEWNKKINLTAITEKDEVYLKHFFDSLMLLWELPLDNYQQRLVDVGAGAGFPSIPLKIVKPELDITIIDSLNKRINFLNIVIEELQLDNVQAIHARAEDAGQNPVYREQFDIATARAVASLNVLSEFCLPLVRKGGYFLALKAAKGQDELEEAKKAIHVLGAKLEIVNVALLPVEESERTFIKIRKTLDTPKKYPRKAGKPMKQPII